In Dyadobacter sp. NIV53, a single window of DNA contains:
- the truB gene encoding tRNA pseudouridine(55) synthase TruB, which yields MTNEINAVDEGEVILINKPLKWTSFDVANKLKYACKFKKIGHAGTLDPLATGLLILCTGKKTKQIDSYQAQEKEYTGTLVLGKTTPSIDLETEFDAEFPIKHITAEILENARTQFLGNIEQVPPIYSAVKVDGERLYKKARRGETAEIKKRSVEISLFEIDAASFPAINFRIVCSKGTYIRSIVRDFGQMVNSGAYMSALCRTRIGSFELSNAWNLTDFIYQKRIELKLPVDE from the coding sequence TTGACTAACGAAATAAATGCAGTTGACGAAGGTGAGGTAATACTAATTAACAAACCTTTAAAATGGACATCATTCGATGTTGCCAATAAGTTAAAATACGCCTGCAAGTTCAAAAAAATCGGCCATGCAGGTACGCTTGATCCGCTTGCGACGGGATTGCTGATTTTATGCACCGGAAAAAAAACGAAGCAAATTGATTCTTACCAGGCGCAGGAAAAAGAATATACAGGTACTTTGGTTTTGGGGAAAACAACACCTTCTATTGATCTGGAAACAGAATTCGATGCAGAATTTCCTATTAAACATATCACTGCTGAAATTCTTGAAAATGCACGTACACAATTCCTGGGAAATATAGAACAGGTACCTCCTATTTATTCAGCTGTCAAAGTTGATGGGGAACGGCTCTATAAAAAAGCAAGGCGTGGAGAAACGGCAGAAATAAAAAAGAGAAGTGTGGAGATTTCATTGTTTGAGATTGATGCTGCCAGTTTCCCCGCTATAAATTTTAGGATAGTTTGTTCCAAAGGCACATATATTCGTAGTATTGTACGCGATTTTGGTCAGATGGTAAACAGCGGTGCATATATGAGCGCTCTATGCAGAACAAGGATTGGTTCATTTGAATTAAGTAATGCATGGAATCTGACCGATTTTATTTATCAAAAAAGGATTGAGCTGAAGTTACCTGTTGACGAATGA
- a CDS encoding bifunctional riboflavin kinase/FAD synthetase, with product MKIYHSLDSLHKIERAVVTSGTFDGVHIGHKKILSRLNEISQQSGGESVVLTFWPHPRMVVSEDSQGLQLLSTIDEKIELFSQLGIQHLAIIPFTRSFSELSSEEFIQQVLVEKIGTKKLIIGYDHRFGRNREGSFEFLKKNCSQYGFEVEEISRQDIEDLAISSSRIRKALLTGHITEANELLGRPYTISGTVVKGKQLGRTIGFPTANVHPDESYKLIPQNGVYVIEAKYNGETFNGMLNIGVRPTVDGTSRTIEANLFDFDKEIYGEELRLDLLHYIRPEQKFDGLPALIQQIKLDRECAVSFLSLYK from the coding sequence ATGAAAATTTACCATAGTCTGGATTCCCTTCATAAAATTGAACGTGCAGTAGTAACCAGCGGCACTTTTGACGGAGTACACATCGGACACAAAAAAATACTTTCCCGCCTTAACGAAATAAGTCAGCAGTCAGGAGGAGAATCAGTGGTTTTAACATTTTGGCCGCATCCCCGCATGGTCGTTTCAGAAGACAGCCAGGGATTACAGTTATTATCTACCATTGATGAAAAAATTGAGCTGTTCTCACAATTAGGCATACAACATCTTGCCATTATCCCCTTTACGCGCTCTTTCTCAGAATTATCGTCTGAGGAATTTATCCAGCAGGTTCTGGTTGAAAAGATCGGTACAAAAAAACTGATCATAGGTTATGATCACCGCTTTGGGCGAAATAGAGAAGGCAGCTTTGAGTTCCTGAAAAAAAATTGTTCGCAATATGGTTTTGAAGTTGAAGAAATTTCCAGACAGGATATTGAAGACCTGGCGATCAGTTCTTCCCGGATTCGTAAGGCATTATTAACAGGACACATTACAGAAGCTAACGAACTTTTGGGCCGGCCGTATACGATTTCCGGTACTGTTGTGAAAGGAAAGCAGCTAGGAAGAACAATTGGATTTCCTACGGCCAATGTACATCCCGATGAATCATATAAACTGATCCCTCAAAATGGAGTCTACGTGATTGAGGCCAAATACAACGGTGAAACCTTCAACGGAATGCTGAATATCGGAGTAAGGCCAACTGTAGATGGAACTTCAAGGACTATTGAAGCAAATTTGTTTGATTTTGACAAAGAAATTTATGGGGAAGAGCTGCGGCTGGATTTGTTACATTACATTCGTCCGGAACAAAAATTTGATGGTTTACCTGCTCTTATTCAGCAAATTAAACTGGACAGGGAATGTGCTGTAAGCTTTTTGTCCTTGTATAAATAA
- a CDS encoding 2OG-Fe(II) oxygenase, translated as MQKIFNKLIDSYIDNKVGIAADFLSESLASHLKENLITLYSNQQMSSAKTGNDSAIRQNKLVRGDKIYWLDRTHNNTYENDFFDLMDSFVSYLNMTCYTGITGYEFHYTLYEKGSFYKKHFDQFRNNESRQYSMIMYLNSDWEEGDGGELRVYHSDNEQNIPPVNGKSVFFKSSELEHEVLLTNKSRMSITGWLKVN; from the coding sequence TTGCAAAAAATCTTTAATAAACTCATCGATAGTTATATTGATAATAAGGTTGGAATCGCAGCAGATTTTTTGAGTGAATCCCTTGCCTCTCATTTAAAGGAAAACCTGATTACGCTTTATTCAAATCAGCAGATGTCATCTGCCAAAACTGGAAACGACTCAGCGATTAGACAAAATAAACTCGTAAGAGGAGATAAAATTTACTGGCTGGATCGTACACATAACAATACTTATGAGAACGATTTTTTCGATCTGATGGACAGTTTTGTGAGCTATCTCAATATGACTTGTTATACAGGGATTACGGGATATGAATTCCACTATACATTATACGAAAAGGGCAGTTTTTACAAAAAGCATTTCGATCAGTTCAGGAATAATGAAAGCCGGCAGTACTCCATGATCATGTATTTAAATTCTGACTGGGAGGAAGGGGATGGTGGCGAATTGCGGGTTTATCACAGCGATAACGAACAGAATATCCCACCGGTAAATGGTAAAAGTGTTTTCTTCAAAAGCAGTGAACTGGAACACGAAGTATTGCTTACCAATAAATCCAGAATGAGCATTACAGGCTGGCTCAAAGTGAATTGA